One stretch of Nitrospirota bacterium DNA includes these proteins:
- a CDS encoding polysaccharide biosynthesis protein, which produces MRIVYKYLKDLIIKNRRFVVVLIHLMQAGIANYLAFAIRLEAVLLHEYLYQFASYLSVLLLVRLLFCLLSGLYKDLWRYASIGDLIKIVWSATGGSIVFLVLVMYVAQDTTYPRSIYILDWLLFIIISGSSRLFIRVFRDYLHFQSSGKRLLIIGAGDAGEMIVRDMKNNPAYNYKPIGFIDNDPYKAGHSIHGVTIFGAENKANEVIKEHCPDEILIAIPSAGHKTIKRIYDLYKPFNIPLKILPGMRDILNGNVSVSKIRPLSLEDLLQREPVRADIQHIRQYIEGKSVMVTGAGGSIGSELCRQIIKYKPLSLVLFDRYENSLYEIDLELKGRGSKNETEIFPVVGDILDTRSLEYVFSRYKPTAVFHAAAHKHVPMMEHNPIEAVKNNIFGTKNLVDFSVRYNVENFILISTDKAVNPTSVMGATKKVAEYVALSLNGISQLKSTVVRFGNVLGSSGSVVRLFRKQIDEGMPVTVTHPDVRRFFMLIPEAVQLVLSAAALGKGGEIFVLNMGEQVKITDLAENIIRLSGFLPHEDIKIEFTGLRPGEKLYEELFDETEDVYETEHEKLNVVVPRNLLSSRQIDYYMEVFRHIVADNCHECLLPALKSAVKSFKRQEDHLDYLPHFMIKIPSRHKYP; this is translated from the coding sequence ATGCGCATCGTATATAAGTATTTAAAAGACCTTATTATAAAGAACAGGCGTTTTGTCGTTGTCTTAATCCATTTGATGCAAGCAGGGATTGCAAATTATCTGGCATTTGCCATCAGGCTGGAGGCAGTCCTTCTGCATGAATATCTTTATCAGTTTGCCTCTTACCTTTCGGTTCTTTTGTTAGTTCGCCTTTTATTTTGCCTTCTATCGGGTCTTTATAAAGACCTGTGGCGATATGCAAGCATTGGGGACCTTATTAAGATTGTATGGTCTGCAACAGGAGGAAGTATTGTATTTTTAGTCCTTGTCATGTATGTGGCTCAGGACACCACATACCCACGCTCCATATACATACTTGACTGGCTCTTGTTCATAATTATATCAGGTTCAAGCAGGCTCTTTATAAGGGTCTTTAGGGATTATCTGCACTTTCAGTCATCAGGCAAAAGGCTTCTCATAATTGGAGCCGGAGATGCAGGAGAGATGATTGTAAGAGACATGAAGAACAACCCTGCGTATAATTATAAGCCTATTGGGTTTATAGATAACGACCCATATAAGGCAGGACATTCTATACACGGTGTCACTATCTTTGGAGCCGAAAACAAAGCAAACGAGGTTATCAAAGAGCATTGTCCGGATGAGATTCTGATTGCCATACCTTCGGCTGGACATAAGACCATTAAGAGAATCTATGATTTATATAAGCCCTTTAATATACCGCTTAAAATACTGCCTGGCATGAGGGACATACTAAATGGCAATGTCTCGGTCTCAAAGATACGGCCCCTTTCTCTCGAGGACCTCCTTCAGAGAGAGCCTGTAAGAGCCGACATCCAGCATATAAGGCAATACATAGAAGGTAAATCCGTGATGGTAACAGGTGCTGGTGGCTCTATCGGCTCTGAGCTTTGTAGACAGATAATAAAGTATAAACCCTTAAGCCTTGTGCTGTTTGACAGGTACGAAAACAGTCTCTATGAGATAGACCTCGAGCTTAAAGGCAGAGGCTCTAAGAACGAGACAGAGATATTTCCGGTTGTAGGCGATATACTGGACACACGAAGTCTTGAGTATGTATTCTCGAGATACAAACCAACGGCAGTATTTCATGCGGCGGCACATAAGCATGTGCCTATGATGGAGCACAATCCCATAGAGGCAGTCAAGAATAACATATTTGGCACAAAAAACCTCGTTGACTTTTCGGTAAGATACAATGTAGAGAACTTCATACTGATATCAACGGATAAGGCTGTAAACCCTACAAGCGTAATGGGTGCTACAAAAAAAGTTGCCGAGTATGTTGCACTCTCTTTAAATGGCATATCTCAGTTGAAGTCCACTGTAGTGAGATTCGGCAATGTCTTAGGAAGTAGTGGAAGTGTCGTGCGACTTTTTAGAAAACAGATAGACGAAGGCATGCCTGTCACAGTTACGCACCCTGATGTGAGGAGATTCTTTATGCTCATACCCGAGGCGGTTCAGCTTGTGCTTTCTGCGGCAGCACTGGGCAAAGGAGGAGAGATATTCGTCCTTAACATGGGAGAGCAGGTAAAGATAACCGACCTCGCAGAGAACATTATAAGGCTCTCAGGGTTCCTGCCACACGAGGATATAAAGATAGAGTTCACAGGACTGAGGCCAGGGGAAAAGCTCTATGAGGAGCTATTTGACGAGACCGAGGATGTCTACGAAACAGAGCACGAAAAATTGAATGTAGTAGTTCCAAGAAATCTCCTATCCAGCAGGCAGATAGATTATTACATGGAGGTATTCCGCCATATAGTGGCTGACAACTGCCATGAGTGTCTCCTGCCTGCATTGAAATCCGCTGTCAAGAGCTTTAAAAGACAAGAAGACCATCTTGACTATCTTCCACACTTTATGATAAAAATACCGTCAAGGCATAAATATCCTTAG
- a CDS encoding glycosyltransferase family 2 protein codes for MIFLIVVFWFCLGAIFYSYLLYPMILFAIVRVPFIYRQRPKRLSTTSEILSVSIVIAAYNEERVIRSKLINSLSLDYPKDMLDVWVVSDGSSDKTNEIVMDYVNKYKRVHLIEVPRRGKASALNEAMNCIKSDIVVFSDANTEFSHDSIEKLLRHFGDPGVGCVSGRLIYRNPSGLISGKGESLYWRYETTLKRLESKLGYVAGANGAIYAIRRELFELLPNGTVNDDFMVSMTIVKKGFKSIYDEHALAYEDVSPSVGGEFKRHVRDGGGHYISVIRLLNLLNPFLGVRAFIYWSHRVLRWAGPFMLIITLIVNIWLLNAMPYKGIFMLQLGFYVTALIGFLSLRTRKLPFFLYMPFYFCALNTALFIGFLRALTRRQTSTWQSTERLLKESEKAF; via the coding sequence ATGATATTTTTGATTGTCGTTTTTTGGTTTTGTCTTGGAGCTATTTTTTACTCTTACCTTTTATATCCGATGATATTGTTTGCTATTGTAAGGGTTCCCTTCATTTATAGGCAGAGACCAAAGAGACTTTCTACAACCAGCGAAATCTTAAGTGTCAGTATAGTCATTGCCGCATACAACGAAGAAAGGGTAATCAGAAGCAAGCTCATCAACTCTTTAAGCCTCGATTATCCTAAAGACATGCTGGATGTATGGGTAGTCTCAGACGGCTCATCCGATAAGACAAATGAAATAGTAATGGACTATGTCAATAAATATAAAAGGGTTCATCTCATAGAGGTTCCAAGAAGGGGAAAGGCATCTGCCCTGAATGAGGCAATGAATTGTATAAAGAGCGATATTGTGGTTTTCTCCGATGCAAACACCGAGTTTTCACATGATTCCATCGAAAAACTGCTAAGACATTTTGGCGACCCAGGGGTTGGCTGTGTGAGTGGAAGGCTTATTTATAGAAACCCTTCTGGGCTTATCAGCGGGAAAGGAGAAAGCCTCTATTGGAGGTACGAGACTACACTGAAAAGGCTGGAGAGTAAGCTCGGATATGTGGCAGGTGCAAATGGAGCCATTTATGCCATAAGAAGGGAGCTTTTTGAGTTACTACCCAATGGAACCGTAAATGACGATTTTATGGTCTCCATGACAATTGTAAAAAAAGGCTTCAAAAGCATTTACGATGAACATGCACTTGCATACGAGGATGTATCGCCATCCGTAGGAGGAGAGTTTAAAAGGCATGTAAGGGATGGCGGGGGCCATTATATATCGGTCATTCGTCTTTTAAATCTCTTAAATCCGTTTCTTGGAGTAAGGGCATTTATCTACTGGTCTCACAGGGTGCTGAGATGGGCAGGACCATTTATGCTTATCATTACCTTAATAGTTAATATCTGGCTTCTAAATGCCATGCCCTACAAGGGGATATTCATGCTCCAGCTGGGCTTTTATGTGACTGCACTTATTGGTTTCTTAAGCCTTAGGACACGAAAACTGCCGTTTTTTTTATACATGCCGTTTTATTTCTGTGCTTTGAATACAGCCCTTTTTATAGGGTTTTTAAGGGCACTGACACGCAGACAGACTTCTACATGGCAGAGCACAGAAAGGTTACTTAAAGAGAGTGAAAAGGCTTTTTGA
- a CDS encoding sugar transferase, whose amino-acid sequence MKRLFDFSFALLLMILLSVPFLFISLIVKLTSKGTVFYTSDRIGKNNSVFKMYKFRTMRVGTPQVATHLMKNPGEYSTPIGPVLRRLSLDELPQLYNILKGDMSFVGPRPALFNQIDLITLRTDKGIDKLLPGLTGWAQINGRDELAIPAKVAYEEYYLRHHSFHLDLKILYKTSLKVLRGEGIQH is encoded by the coding sequence GTGAAAAGGCTTTTTGATTTTTCTTTTGCCCTTCTTCTGATGATTCTCTTATCAGTGCCTTTTTTGTTCATATCTCTGATTGTAAAGCTGACCTCTAAGGGCACTGTCTTTTATACCTCTGACAGGATTGGCAAAAACAACTCTGTGTTTAAGATGTATAAGTTTCGCACAATGAGGGTAGGAACACCGCAGGTTGCTACGCATCTTATGAAAAACCCCGGAGAGTATTCCACACCCATAGGTCCTGTCCTGAGACGGTTAAGTCTCGATGAACTGCCGCAGTTATATAATATTTTAAAGGGCGATATGAGCTTCGTAGGACCCCGTCCTGCCTTATTCAATCAGATTGACCTTATAACCCTGAGGACCGACAAAGGGATAGATAAGCTCCTGCCAGGACTAACAGGCTGGGCACAGATAAATGGCAGAGACGAACTGGCGATTCCTGCCAAGGTGGCATATGAGGAGTATTATCTAAGACACCACTCGTTCCATCTGGATTTGAAGATTCTCTATAAGACATCCCTTAAGGTTTTAAGAGGCGAAGGCATCCAGCATTAA
- a CDS encoding B12-binding domain-containing radical SAM protein produces MKILLLYNVYSDELGSSRPPLSTGYLAQALHDSAIDYGVIDMKLGYSKGDVLREISRGGYDFVGVTVYTVGHKKFFSLLKTIKDKYPLVKTIVGGPHITLLGRKVLEDYDQIDFAFVGEAEYSLIQFLRGISYEEIPGIIYRDSGDIRLGMPYVRHDNLNDISWPRYEKFEMSRYANEVGIITSRGCPYPCLFCSVGLTLGKKVRVRSVGSIGEEIHYWYRKGRRIFNFLDDNLTFYRERVFSLCDEIEKRQLKGLVLRASNGLRADRLDRELLLRMKEVGFRSFGIGVEAGNNKVLKTLRKGETIEQIESAIRLSCELGLEVSLFFVYGAPGETVKDIEDSIRIAEKYPVFKADFYNLIPFPGTELYRWVEENQAWTGEPLELLNSMDKNLRFSKRTGRPFFTTKELTLQDRKRLASKLRKVTLSIQKRGVERLFSKYGPLKYPISYIAGTMFFQRFFFNNNLLRKLADRFRFASRQA; encoded by the coding sequence ATGAAGATTCTTCTTTTATACAATGTCTATTCCGATGAGCTTGGCTCAAGCAGGCCACCATTAAGCACAGGCTATCTTGCCCAGGCACTTCATGATTCGGCAATCGATTATGGCGTGATTGACATGAAGCTCGGATACTCAAAAGGTGATGTGCTGAGGGAGATTTCCCGTGGTGGATATGATTTTGTAGGGGTTACTGTTTACACTGTGGGGCATAAGAAATTTTTCAGCCTGCTTAAGACCATCAAAGATAAATATCCATTGGTAAAAACTATCGTTGGTGGACCACACATTACCCTTTTAGGCAGGAAGGTTCTGGAGGACTACGACCAGATAGATTTTGCCTTCGTAGGGGAGGCAGAGTATTCGCTGATTCAATTTTTAAGGGGTATAAGCTATGAGGAGATTCCAGGCATTATCTACAGAGATTCAGGAGACATCAGGCTCGGAATGCCCTATGTGAGGCATGACAATCTGAATGATATAAGCTGGCCCAGATACGAAAAGTTCGAGATGTCGAGGTATGCAAATGAGGTAGGCATAATCACTTCGAGGGGATGTCCGTATCCATGTTTATTTTGCTCTGTGGGCTTAACCCTTGGGAAAAAAGTAAGGGTACGCTCGGTTGGAAGTATTGGAGAGGAGATTCATTACTGGTACAGAAAAGGTAGAAGGATATTTAATTTCCTCGATGACAACCTGACTTTTTATCGTGAGCGGGTCTTTTCTCTTTGCGATGAAATCGAAAAAAGACAGCTTAAAGGGCTTGTCCTTCGTGCCTCCAATGGTTTGAGGGCAGACCGTCTTGACAGGGAATTACTGTTGAGGATGAAAGAGGTTGGATTCAGGAGCTTTGGAATTGGTGTCGAGGCAGGCAATAACAAGGTTCTTAAGACCCTGAGAAAGGGTGAGACCATAGAGCAGATAGAATCCGCTATTAGATTAAGCTGTGAGCTTGGATTGGAGGTATCGCTTTTCTTTGTATACGGGGCACCGGGAGAGACTGTAAAGGACATAGAGGATTCCATAAGGATTGCAGAGAAATATCCGGTTTTTAAGGCTGATTTCTATAACCTGATTCCATTTCCTGGAACCGAGCTTTATAGATGGGTTGAGGAAAATCAAGCATGGACAGGCGAACCACTGGAACTACTTAATAGCATGGATAAGAATCTCAGGTTCTCTAAAAGAACAGGAAGGCCTTTCTTTACAACAAAAGAGCTTACACTTCAGGATAGGAAAAGACTTGCATCTAAATTAAGAAAGGTTACACTTTCGATTCAAAAAAGAGGGGTTGAGAGACTGTTTTCTAAATACGGACCCCTGAAATACCCCATTTCGTATATCGCAGGAACCATGTTTTTTCAAAGATTTTTCTTTAATAACAATCTGCTAAGAAAGCTTGCAGACAGGTTCAGGTTTGCATCGAGACAAGCATAA
- a CDS encoding radical SAM protein: protein MKILMLNPPFLPRYSRFSRSPAVTKSGTLYYPIWHAYATGLLESHGHEVKLIDAPASGLQKEDCYRIAKEFSPNMVVVYTSTPSIYSDVAIASELKRLLVASVVLTGPHVSALPEETLLLSQGIDIIARREYDLTLIELASSLLEGRDLEKVKGITFRNNERIISTPDREFIEDMDSLPFVSEVYKRHLNIRNYFYAHCRYPVVSIFTSRGCNARCSYCLYPQLMFGRRQRQRSPENIVSEFEYIEKELPYVKEVLIDDDTFSFNQRHTLKFCELMIRRNIRIPWTVECRANLDYETMLMMKKAGCRLIVAGFESADDEILRNIKKGLTVERMRQFLSDAKKAGVMVHACFMAGNKGETKETLMKSLKFAQEINADTCQFFPLMVYPGTEAYDWAKENKYLNSEKYSDWLTSEGLHNCVVSFPGLSSKDIVDFCDYARRRYYLDPRYLWYKLKQVIMKPGEMKKTMKSLRVFARYLIPKKEH from the coding sequence ATGAAAATCTTAATGCTTAATCCTCCATTTCTGCCAAGGTATTCTCGCTTCTCCAGAAGTCCTGCTGTCACAAAAAGCGGGACCCTTTACTATCCGATATGGCATGCTTATGCCACAGGACTTCTGGAAAGCCACGGGCATGAGGTCAAGCTGATAGATGCCCCTGCCTCTGGACTTCAAAAGGAGGACTGCTATCGGATTGCAAAAGAGTTTTCTCCGAATATGGTTGTCGTTTATACATCGACCCCCAGCATCTATAGCGATGTGGCAATTGCATCGGAGCTTAAGAGACTGCTTGTGGCTTCTGTTGTGCTGACAGGCCCTCATGTGTCTGCCCTGCCTGAGGAGACGCTGTTATTATCTCAAGGCATAGATATAATTGCACGCAGGGAATACGACCTGACGCTGATTGAGCTTGCCTCAAGCCTGTTAGAGGGAAGGGACTTAGAGAAGGTAAAGGGTATAACCTTCAGGAATAATGAGAGGATTATATCAACACCGGACAGAGAGTTTATAGAGGACATGGACAGCCTGCCCTTTGTATCCGAGGTCTATAAGAGGCATCTTAATATAAGGAATTATTTTTATGCCCACTGTAGATACCCTGTTGTATCAATATTTACAAGTCGGGGGTGTAATGCAAGGTGCAGTTACTGCCTCTATCCACAGCTTATGTTTGGAAGGAGGCAGAGGCAGAGAAGCCCTGAAAACATTGTTTCGGAGTTTGAATATATAGAGAAAGAACTGCCCTATGTAAAAGAGGTTCTGATAGATGACGATACATTTTCTTTTAATCAAAGGCACACGCTAAAGTTTTGTGAGCTTATGATAAGGAGAAATATACGGATACCATGGACAGTGGAATGCAGGGCGAATTTAGATTATGAGACGATGCTTATGATGAAGAAAGCAGGGTGTAGACTCATAGTGGCAGGATTTGAAAGCGCAGACGATGAGATATTGAGAAATATAAAAAAGGGGCTTACAGTGGAGCGCATGAGACAGTTTTTGAGCGATGCAAAAAAAGCAGGGGTGATGGTTCATGCCTGCTTTATGGCAGGCAATAAGGGCGAGACCAAAGAGACGCTGATGAAGTCATTGAAGTTTGCTCAAGAGATAAATGCAGACACCTGTCAGTTTTTTCCCCTGATGGTTTATCCGGGCACAGAGGCTTATGACTGGGCAAAGGAAAACAAATACCTGAACTCGGAAAAATATAGCGACTGGCTTACATCCGAGGGGCTTCATAACTGTGTGGTTAGCTTTCCCGGATTAAGCTCAAAGGACATCGTGGATTTTTGCGATTATGCAAGAAGGAGATATTACCTTGACCCAAGGTATCTCTGGTACAAACTGAAGCAGGTCATCATGAAGCCCGGGGAAATGAAAAAAACAATGAAGTCCCTCAGGGTCTTTGCACGATACCTCATCCCCAAAAAAGAGCACTGA
- a CDS encoding ABC transporter ATP-binding protein, protein MIEVQELRKSFTTPAGELQVLKGINLSIQDGEMVAVVGASGVGKSTLLHILGTLDVPTSGTVSYDGHDIFSMDERSLTAFRNTTIGFVFQFHHLLPEFTALENVMMPALIKGGGNRMRAKEEASRLLEELGLYPRKDHRPGELSGGEQQRVAVARALILSPSVVLADEPTGNLDTTTGEELFELLLRLNTLKGITFMIVTHNESLSKRCHRVMEMIDGKIQGKR, encoded by the coding sequence AAAGGCATTAATCTCTCCATCCAAGATGGCGAGATGGTTGCAGTAGTAGGTGCATCGGGTGTCGGGAAAAGCACCCTCTTACATATTCTCGGAACATTAGATGTGCCAACCTCGGGCACGGTCTCTTATGACGGGCATGATATATTTTCCATGGACGAAAGGTCCCTCACTGCCTTCAGAAATACGACAATCGGCTTTGTATTCCAATTCCATCATCTCCTGCCCGAATTCACAGCCCTCGAAAATGTTATGATGCCTGCACTCATCAAAGGAGGCGGAAACCGCATGAGGGCTAAAGAGGAGGCATCGAGGCTTCTTGAGGAGCTTGGTCTTTATCCGAGAAAAGACCATAGACCCGGAGAGCTATCAGGCGGAGAACAACAGAGGGTCGCTGTGGCAAGGGCACTTATCCTCAGTCCAAGTGTCGTGCTTGCGGATGAGCCCACGGGAAACTTAGATACAACTACAGGCGAGGAGCTCTTTGAGCTTCTTTTGAGATTAAACACCCTAAAAGGCATAACATTTATGATAGTCACACACAACGAATCCCTTTCGAAAAGATGCCACAGGGTCATGGAGATGATTGACGGAAAGATTCAGGGGAAAAGATAA